One Acetonema longum DSM 6540 DNA segment encodes these proteins:
- a CDS encoding PDZ domain-containing protein, producing the protein MKAKIVLLILILLWSFNISYAAKAQLGVYFDKDPIRIIYVDENSPAMRYGLKAQDIITKLNGQSMTTYELLGKTMDSIPAEKWFTIEVMRDGKPVEIKVKKEKFSSDIYNLKELVSEKGPFILINYSIVTDSYRFLVLSGTLINNTNTDWSNLYLTVDFFDSSGNKVASDDVLISAIDKSETITLGSYRHTARLLVENIKFKTVDVNFKKGEYPANYIFSLVSPISNPTTQFEDSNISISFNISKIDIGFSLQNKTNSPLKLDWNNVSYTDLSGTAIKVLHEGVRYIDQGQMLPPTTIPPNAKIKDLIQPVNRIYFDDSYSMWSHRDLLPKAPFAKSLKGRSIGIFMPVEINGKIHNYNFVFRIDNVEI; encoded by the coding sequence ATGAAAGCAAAAATAGTCCTTTTAATTTTAATTCTTTTATGGTCCTTTAATATTTCATATGCTGCTAAGGCCCAATTAGGAGTTTATTTCGATAAAGATCCTATTCGAATCATCTATGTGGATGAAAATTCTCCTGCTATGAGGTATGGACTGAAAGCGCAGGATATAATCACGAAACTCAATGGGCAATCCATGACGACGTATGAACTTCTAGGGAAAACAATGGATAGTATACCAGCGGAAAAATGGTTCACGATAGAAGTGATGAGAGACGGAAAACCTGTTGAAATAAAAGTTAAAAAAGAAAAATTTTCTTCCGATATTTATAACCTTAAGGAATTAGTTTCTGAAAAGGGGCCTTTTATATTAATAAATTATTCAATAGTAACAGATAGCTATCGCTTTTTGGTATTATCCGGTACTTTAATAAATAATACAAACACAGATTGGTCAAATCTGTATCTTACAGTAGATTTCTTTGATTCGTCAGGAAATAAAGTTGCTTCCGATGATGTTCTTATATCAGCGATTGATAAATCTGAAACTATTACGCTTGGCAGTTATCGTCATACAGCAAGATTATTAGTTGAAAATATAAAATTTAAAACCGTTGATGTTAACTTTAAAAAAGGGGAATATCCGGCAAACTACATATTCAGCTTGGTATCTCCTATTAGTAACCCAACCACGCAGTTTGAGGATAGTAACATTTCGATATCATTCAATATTTCAAAAATTGACATCGGATTCAGCTTACAAAACAAAACCAATTCCCCGCTAAAACTAGACTGGAATAATGTATCCTATACTGATTTGTCAGGAACTGCGATAAAAGTTCTACATGAAGGAGTCCGGTATATAGATCAGGGGCAAATGTTACCGCCGACAACTATACCTCCTAACGCCAAAATTAAGGACTTAATTCAACCTGTTAATCGCATTTATTTTGATGATTCATACAGTATGTGGAGTCATCGTGACTTATTGCCCAAAGCTCCTTTTGCAAAATCATTAAAAGGAAGATCTATTGGCATCTTTATGCCTGTGGAAATTAATGGAAAGATTCATAACTACAATTTTGTATTCCGAATTGATAATGTTGAAATATGA
- a CDS encoding phage tail protein, with translation MSMNPYLGWGLTTLLSHWLNKKEDETSQEPSELSAEAAGLGAPVPVVIGRSIIKNPLIIYYGGFDYKKYTEEYSAHAEFDGWEVIKATAITWALSRVTGWVWPHPHPPNAAPNHAKSQEQLGPTILNALIMWLFNRLINERLLRTTVQKGFKYYLGYQILCCVSGAGLRLRGIYLNEKEAWTGDVSREDYPAGPYIMHVNKDELFGGVDEGGGFVGDIRAYLGGPDQPADPWMAAEMSASSIPQELKGLTPAYRPFVSLVVPVAYIGKQAAIPQTWIDLQWIPNRLGLGGIGDNDANPAEVIYEMHVNNEWGLGKDPELLDVDSLLAVGRTLKDEGRGVSFKITAKAQVRNIIDNLCDHLDMVRYINPQNGKLTFKLIRDDYEADNLPVIDESICSSIDFSRTVWSNSVGEIIAAYSDGAALYETATVMDSDPAVIEANHGDRNSQDLDFTYFTNAANAAWAANRELKQRGFPLASASLICNRKAYTLRPGDPFKLNWKPYGISGLVMRVSDIDIGDFVSGEITVDAVEDVFGAGKTTYGANDTTSWTRPMEYPTGVQVFRYFEAPWELGHSLESYVYALAAQPDNITARWDVWRYKDLSWIKTHGLNLWTPAGQLVGPIALDSAMEDSVGFELIDLGGLFDLARRNVKPGMDLARNGSRLLVINSELMGWGTLTQLANGNWRVSNIIRATHDTVPAGHGAGDIVYFLDPGYYANVTTGGPICPAGETVSEQYNITTATADAEEEFSAAKVRPLTTVRRAERPNPPGRIRLTSHMQAALPRITEATGDLQLAWAVRNKTVAHGCVSQDDITDYYSGQDIEAENGLQTVIRMYSGSALLREEVLSQIPAGDDAVLPKTPTKWTYTWAQRCLDRASFDAETTIVVTAKFNGLESYQNHVRTFFWKPPYIVDACATEQEAQAILSRIYSNGNVVVSFPDTTLNRTIPLTDMPVIVLGTVYDNRYTQMAGENGMPIVVDALALGGILLPSGKWVVPNGTILAIIGANTYDVMTLANGYIALTYFDPDAMGNLAAYQYDGAGFRQIAVPNL, from the coding sequence ATGTCTATGAATCCTTATCTCGGTTGGGGTCTTACAACACTTTTGTCTCACTGGCTGAATAAGAAGGAGGACGAAACATCCCAGGAACCCTCCGAACTGAGCGCCGAGGCAGCCGGTCTGGGTGCGCCGGTACCGGTGGTCATAGGCCGTTCTATCATCAAAAATCCTCTGATTATTTATTATGGAGGATTTGATTATAAAAAGTATACTGAGGAATACTCAGCCCATGCTGAGTTTGACGGCTGGGAGGTCATCAAGGCAACGGCAATCACCTGGGCCTTGTCGAGGGTGACAGGTTGGGTCTGGCCTCATCCCCATCCGCCCAACGCTGCGCCAAATCATGCCAAATCCCAGGAGCAATTAGGCCCGACCATTTTGAATGCGCTGATCATGTGGCTGTTTAACCGGCTGATCAACGAAAGACTGCTTAGGACCACTGTTCAAAAAGGTTTCAAGTATTATCTGGGCTATCAAATACTATGCTGCGTATCCGGGGCCGGACTGCGGCTGCGGGGAATCTACCTGAATGAGAAAGAAGCCTGGACCGGCGACGTGTCCCGGGAAGACTACCCAGCCGGCCCCTATATCATGCATGTGAATAAAGATGAATTATTCGGCGGCGTCGACGAGGGGGGCGGGTTCGTCGGCGATATACGGGCCTACCTGGGTGGCCCCGATCAACCGGCGGACCCCTGGATGGCGGCTGAGATGAGTGCCAGCTCCATACCCCAGGAATTAAAGGGATTGACGCCGGCTTACCGGCCCTTCGTCAGTCTGGTGGTACCGGTGGCTTATATCGGCAAACAGGCCGCCATTCCTCAAACCTGGATCGACCTGCAATGGATTCCCAATCGTCTGGGTCTGGGGGGCATCGGTGACAATGACGCCAATCCGGCGGAGGTCATCTATGAGATGCATGTCAATAACGAATGGGGTTTGGGAAAAGACCCGGAGTTATTGGATGTGGATTCCCTGCTGGCAGTGGGCAGGACGCTGAAGGACGAGGGGAGGGGCGTATCCTTTAAGATTACGGCCAAGGCCCAGGTGCGTAATATTATTGATAACCTGTGTGATCACCTGGACATGGTCCGCTATATTAATCCCCAAAATGGTAAGCTTACCTTCAAACTCATCCGGGATGATTATGAGGCGGACAATCTGCCGGTCATAGATGAATCCATCTGCAGTTCCATCGATTTTTCCCGGACCGTATGGTCAAACTCAGTGGGTGAGATTATTGCCGCCTATTCGGACGGAGCTGCGCTATATGAAACAGCTACTGTGATGGACAGCGATCCGGCGGTGATCGAAGCCAATCATGGGGATCGTAATTCCCAAGATCTGGACTTCACCTATTTTACCAACGCGGCCAATGCGGCTTGGGCAGCTAACCGGGAACTAAAGCAGAGAGGGTTCCCTCTGGCTTCCGCCAGCCTGATTTGCAATCGCAAGGCCTACACTCTGAGACCGGGGGACCCATTTAAGCTAAACTGGAAACCTTATGGCATATCCGGTTTGGTCATGCGGGTCAGCGATATTGATATTGGTGATTTTGTCAGCGGCGAGATCACGGTGGACGCTGTCGAAGATGTCTTCGGTGCGGGTAAGACCACTTATGGCGCTAATGATACAACCTCCTGGACCAGACCGATGGAATATCCCACCGGCGTGCAGGTATTCCGGTATTTCGAGGCGCCCTGGGAGTTGGGCCATTCGCTGGAAAGCTATGTTTACGCCTTGGCGGCGCAGCCGGACAACATTACGGCCCGTTGGGACGTGTGGCGGTATAAAGACCTGTCCTGGATAAAAACACATGGATTGAACCTCTGGACGCCGGCGGGACAGTTGGTCGGTCCCATTGCACTAGACAGTGCCATGGAAGACAGTGTCGGATTTGAACTCATCGATTTGGGGGGCCTGTTTGATTTGGCCAGACGCAATGTCAAACCCGGCATGGATTTAGCCCGTAACGGCTCACGCCTGCTGGTAATCAATAGCGAACTGATGGGGTGGGGTACGCTGACACAACTGGCCAATGGCAATTGGCGGGTGTCGAATATTATCCGGGCCACCCATGATACCGTACCGGCCGGCCATGGTGCCGGCGACATCGTTTATTTCCTGGACCCGGGATATTACGCCAATGTGACGACCGGCGGACCGATATGCCCTGCTGGCGAAACCGTCAGCGAGCAATACAATATCACTACGGCCACTGCCGACGCCGAGGAAGAGTTCAGCGCCGCGAAAGTCAGGCCGTTGACCACCGTCCGCCGCGCCGAGCGGCCCAATCCTCCTGGCCGAATCCGTCTGACCAGCCATATGCAGGCAGCGTTGCCGCGCATCACTGAAGCCACCGGCGATTTGCAATTGGCTTGGGCTGTGCGAAACAAAACAGTTGCCCATGGCTGCGTGTCCCAGGATGATATCACCGATTACTATAGCGGGCAGGATATTGAAGCCGAAAACGGACTGCAGACAGTCATCAGGATGTATAGCGGAAGCGCCTTGCTCCGGGAGGAGGTCCTGTCTCAGATACCGGCAGGGGATGACGCGGTTTTACCTAAGACTCCGACAAAATGGACCTATACCTGGGCGCAGCGCTGCCTGGACCGGGCCTCCTTTGACGCGGAGACGACCATTGTCGTCACAGCGAAATTCAATGGCCTGGAATCCTATCAGAACCATGTGCGTACTTTCTTCTGGAAGCCGCCCTATATCGTTGATGCCTGCGCCACGGAACAAGAGGCGCAGGCCATCCTGTCCAGGATATACAGCAACGGGAATGTGGTAGTATCCTTTCCCGATACCACGCTCAACAGGACCATCCCTCTGACGGATATGCCGGTTATTGTACTGGGAACTGTCTATGATAATAGATATACGCAAATGGCGGGAGAAAACGGCATGCCCATTGTGGTGGATGCGCTAGCCTTGGGTGGGATTTTATTGCCGTCCGGCAAATGGGTGGTGCCTAATGGCACAATCCTGGCGATCATCGGCGCAAATACTTATGATGTGATGACTCTGGCTAACGGCTATATCGCCCTGACATACTTTGATCCCGACGCTATGGGTAACTTGGCGGCGTATCAATATGACGGCGCTGGGTTCCGACAAATCGCCGTGCCGAATTTATAG
- a CDS encoding N-acetylmuramoyl-L-alanine amidase family protein encodes MAKVCIDPGHAGPTTDPGAVSPYTGLREADVALSVSLLVRSYLCAAGHEVCLTRTELEQPETDDLGYRTQFSNDWGADLFVSLHCNSATIPSAHGFEVWTSPGQTQGDVLATRVFEQIQGEFPDRYGRADYSDGDPDKESKFYVLVYTKAPACLIEMAFLSNEEESCLLADAAWQDRMARAVARGITDYFGIVGGDTD; translated from the coding sequence ATGGCTAAGGTTTGCATTGATCCTGGTCACGCAGGCCCCACGACGGATCCGGGAGCAGTATCGCCATATACCGGTTTGCGGGAGGCGGATGTTGCTTTATCCGTTTCCCTGCTGGTCCGAAGTTACCTGTGCGCTGCCGGGCACGAAGTCTGTTTGACTCGTACTGAACTGGAACAGCCTGAAACCGATGATCTTGGATATCGCACGCAGTTTTCGAATGACTGGGGAGCGGACCTGTTCGTCAGCTTGCATTGCAACAGTGCGACGATCCCTTCTGCGCACGGATTTGAAGTTTGGACTTCTCCGGGGCAAACCCAGGGAGACGTACTGGCGACCCGCGTATTTGAACAAATTCAGGGTGAATTCCCGGATCGGTATGGACGTGCAGATTACTCAGATGGGGATCCGGATAAAGAAAGTAAATTCTATGTCCTGGTGTACACAAAGGCTCCAGCGTGCCTGATAGAAATGGCGTTTCTCAGCAATGAAGAGGAAAGCTGCTTACTGGCGGACGCCGCATGGCAGGACCGTATGGCGCGGGCGGTCGCCAGGGGGATTACCGATTATTTTGGTATTGTGGGAGGTGATACCGATTGA
- a CDS encoding phage BR0599 family protein codes for MAQSNITVYESSAQNGQPIECYKFRYRDMTYLYTSDRSDVALTVTENELTGTERYAADYIRRNSIKPSSQGDSSSVVVTVTKDNAVAALFKAAPPDKPVTLTIIRLHDQDHGVFDKLFAGEIVQASFRDSECELTVKMENWLSRKLPNFMRQFFCCNVVYDASCRLNKADYEQTLYVDGASGLNVAMNELTNYETDYFAGGMMYYGGNMRMISANAGAALTLRYPFPATPMGYVTLVPGCDKLFRTCAKRFNNTLNFTGCPYIPPDTDSAAQVGNGVYWVDSAVVKRDTDGYIGRISM; via the coding sequence ATGGCCCAAAGCAATATAACGGTATATGAAAGTTCTGCGCAAAACGGTCAGCCCATAGAATGCTACAAGTTCCGGTACCGAGATATGACGTACCTATATACCTCCGACCGGTCTGACGTGGCTTTAACCGTCACGGAAAACGAGCTGACAGGCACAGAACGATACGCAGCCGATTACATCCGACGCAACAGTATCAAGCCGTCCAGCCAGGGAGACTCGTCCAGCGTGGTTGTGACGGTCACTAAAGATAATGCTGTCGCGGCTCTGTTTAAGGCGGCCCCGCCTGACAAGCCTGTGACTCTGACCATCATTCGCCTGCATGACCAGGACCATGGCGTTTTTGACAAACTGTTCGCCGGCGAGATTGTTCAGGCCTCCTTTCGTGACTCAGAATGCGAACTCACCGTAAAAATGGAAAATTGGCTGTCCCGGAAACTGCCGAACTTTATGCGGCAGTTTTTTTGCTGCAATGTAGTGTATGACGCCTCATGCCGGCTGAACAAGGCCGACTATGAGCAGACGCTGTATGTGGACGGAGCCAGCGGGTTGAATGTGGCCATGAATGAACTGACCAACTATGAAACCGACTATTTCGCCGGCGGTATGATGTACTACGGCGGCAATATGAGAATGATCAGCGCCAATGCCGGCGCTGCCCTTACCCTGCGATATCCCTTTCCCGCCACACCGATGGGCTATGTGACGCTGGTTCCGGGCTGCGATAAATTGTTCCGCACCTGCGCCAAACGGTTTAACAACACGCTTAATTTTACCGGCTGCCCCTATATCCCGCCGGATACAGATTCCGCCGCCCAGGTAGGCAACGGCGTGTATTGGGTGGATTCAGCCGTGGTGAAGCGGGATACTGACGGATATATCGGCAGAATCTCCATGTAG
- a CDS encoding helix-turn-helix domain-containing protein has protein sequence MKDLREQLGLTQDEVANKVAAALREMGSKKDFSQSQYSRYEKGIPKLWPQDVMEAVAQALGVTSSYLLSVEDQFSHHSDEVLEWLKKPESAPYAKEAFIAYLKEQA, from the coding sequence ATGAAGGATTTACGCGAACAACTTGGCTTGACGCAAGATGAAGTAGCAAACAAAGTTGCCGCCGCATTGCGAGAAATGGGCTCCAAAAAAGACTTTTCCCAGTCCCAGTACAGCCGGTACGAAAAGGGCATACCCAAGCTTTGGCCGCAGGATGTTATGGAAGCCGTAGCCCAGGCCCTAGGCGTCACCTCATCCTACCTTTTAAGTGTCGAGGACCAATTTTCCCATCACAGTGACGAAGTCTTAGAATGGCTTAAAAAGCCGGAGTCCGCCCCCTATGCCAAGGAGGCGTTTATCGCTTATCTGAAAGAGCAGGCGTGA